The stretch of DNA ACGCGACCGACGACGTCCCGGGCGTGGAGTTCTCGTCGGGCTCGCTCGGCCAGGGCCTCTCCTTCGCCGTCGGGACGGCGCTGGGGGCCAGGATGGACGGGCACGACGCCCGGGCGATCGCCGTCCTCGGCGACGGCGAACTCCAGGAGGGGCAGGTGTGGGAGGCGGCGATGTCCGCCGCCGACCGGGGACTCGACAACCTGGTCGCGGTGGTCGAACGCAACGGCGTCCAGAACGACGACCTGACCGCCGACACGAAGGCGCTGGGATCGGTCGCCAAGAAGTTCGAGGCGTTCGGCTGGCACCCCACGGAGTGTGACGGTCACGACTTCGCCTCGATCCAGCGGGCCTTCGAGGAGGTGACGGACCCGACGGTCGACGGGCCGGCGGTGGTCGTCGCCGACACCGAGAAGGGTCGGGGCGTCTCCTTCATGGAGGAGACGCGACTGGGATACCACTCGCGGGTGCTCTCTATCGAGGAGATCGTGACCGCCTTCGAGGAACTGGACGTGGAACACCGGCTGTCGGACCTCAAACGATGCCAGTCGGCGTGACCGACGGGGAGGAGGTCCCCATCCGGGACGGCTACGGACGGGGACTGCTCGACATCGCCGACAGCCACCCCGACGTGGTGGTCCTCGACGCGGACCTCGGGGCCTCTACCCGCGGGGCCTGGTTCGGCGCGGAGTACCCCGACCGGTGGTTCAACGTCGGCATCGCCGAGCAGGACATGATGGTGATCGGGGCCGGCCTCGCGTCGACGGGGAAGACGGCCTTCGCCGGGACCTTCGCCGTCTTCTCGCTGCGGGCCATCGAACAGGTCCGGAACTCCATCGCCCGCCCCGCCGCCGACGTCACCGTCGTCGGCAGCCACGGCGGCCTGGCGACCGGCCCGGACGGGGCGAGCGCGCAGGCGGTCGAGGACGTCGCCGCGTACCGCTCGCTCCCGAACGTCCGGGTCGTCTCCCCGGGCGACGCCGTCGAGACCGCGGCGTTCGTCGAGGAGCTGGCCGAGACCCCCGGCCCAGCGTACCTGCGACTGGTCCGCGAGCCCACGCCGGTCGTCTTCGACGACGACCACGACCCGAGCATCGGGGAGGGGTTCGTCCTCCGCGAGGGGGCCGACCTGACGCTCGTCACCCACGGCGCGATGCTGTCCCGGACTCTCGACGCCGCGGCGCT from Haloarcula litorea encodes:
- a CDS encoding transketolase, which codes for MSHPELQDEFEEYERQSREVRADVVLTTYAAGSGHPGSSFSSVELLVWLYNETLRVDPAEPDAPGRDRLVFSKGHASPALYAVLSRQGFFERSELFSLREAGELLEGHATDDVPGVEFSSGSLGQGLSFAVGTALGARMDGHDARAIAVLGDGELQEGQVWEAAMSAADRGLDNLVAVVERNGVQNDDLTADTKALGSVAKKFEAFGWHPTECDGHDFASIQRAFEEVTDPTVDGPAVVVADTEKGRGVSFMEETRLGYHSRVLSIEEIVTAFEELDVEHRLSDLKRCQSA
- a CDS encoding transketolase family protein; the protein is MPVGVTDGEEVPIRDGYGRGLLDIADSHPDVVVLDADLGASTRGAWFGAEYPDRWFNVGIAEQDMMVIGAGLASTGKTAFAGTFAVFSLRAIEQVRNSIARPAADVTVVGSHGGLATGPDGASAQAVEDVAAYRSLPNVRVVSPGDAVETAAFVEELAETPGPAYLRLVREPTPVVFDDDHDPSIGEGFVLREGADLTLVTHGAMLSRTLDAAALLADRDVDARVVHMPSIKPLDEALLQRCARETGRLVTVEDHSVVGGLGAAVAELVGESDPVTVERIGVDDTFGESGDPEDLYELHGLTADAVARDVVDSTQR